The Odocoileus virginianus isolate 20LAN1187 ecotype Illinois chromosome 2, Ovbor_1.2, whole genome shotgun sequence genomic interval cgaacccaggtctcctacgttgcaggcagattttggccatctgagccaccagggaagcctcctagCTATTCTGACCTAGCACAGGTTGGAGCAATGAATGGGCAAGGGAGAAATTGGTTTCCATAGGGGAAAGTTGAGGGAGGTGAAGAGCAGGATGTCACCCAGGGAGGAAGGTCCAGGCATAATTCACAAGACAGTGGGTGCAGGCAGGCATTAATAGGTAGGTGCTGGGGCTCAGCATGGCACTTCATAAATGGGAAACAGGTTTGGTGATGGTGGATTGTGATGATGGAAATTTTTGGCTTAGATCTGGCCTGTGTCATCATCCTACACAAGTTAGGGAGGGCATCTGCTCTGTATTCCCCCAAATCACTCCTTACCTGCTGGGAGGTAAGAAGCTTGTCCTCTGGCACCACTCATCCTCCCCCCAGCAAGAAGGGAGGTCCACACACCTGTCACATTGTACCTTCAGGAGCATGGCCACACTTGGTCCCTCCCACCTGGTGTCCTGGGGACTGGGTGACAGGTAGGTGTCTGACCCATCACAGCACTATTTGGAGACACAAAACCATGgatgacagttttctttttcttttttaatctttttattttttggccacatggcacatggaatcttagttccccaaccagggactgaacccatgctccctgcattggaagtgtgaagccttagtcactggaccaccagaggagtactcttttttttttttttttcctggaatgatagggctttttttcttttgaactttttattttctattggggtatagccaattaacaatgctgtgatagttccagatgaacagtgaagggactcagccatatgtatatatgtattcatcCTCCCCTAAACCCCCTCCCACTTGGATGACAGTTTTAATAATGACCTGTAACAACACAGGGAAGCAGATTTGCAGGCCCTAAGTTCTGTTGCTGGAGAAATCACAGGAGTCAGAAGGAACTCTTGACTGTTTCACTCTCTGATGTAGTACAGAGAGGCGTCCTAGGAGCCACCTTGGTGAAGGGCTTGATCATTAAACTGGCAACACACTCCGTCAGGCTCACCTCACAGCAAGGGCAATACAAAGCGTTTTCCAACAGGACACCCGAGATGGAATCTCACCTGGATGAACGCGATTTCCCGATGACTCTAAGCTGTCTTTTGAACTGtcacccaccccccgccccccaactccCAGCACCAGAGAGAGTGTTCGAAACTCAGTCACTGGAGGGTGTCaccactgggctcctccatcaGGAGTAGAAGGCCCTGGAATCAATGGTTTGCAATgcgtgtgcactcagtcgtgtccaactctgtgaccccagggactgtagaccaccagtctcctctgtccatgagattctccaggcgagaatactggttGGGggggtgttgccatttccttctccaggggatcttcccaacctagggatggaacccatgtctcttttgtctcacTGGCCGGCAGATTTTTtcccagctgagcaaccagggaagccggGACCCAACGGCGACTCAAGTGTTTTCTTAAATTCTCCATGGGCAGATGTTGCCTTACCAATCTCCCACATAGCCAAGCCAAATTCCTATTGATGGAGCAATCCTACATcaattctgtgttttctttgtcatttgtttatcCCAGTTTATTCCAGCCTAGACAGGAGAGGACTGGGTACCCCCTCCTGGGAAGAACTGGGCTAGCGCATGGTCAGGGAGAGGCCAGATGGACAGGGACgagcaacagattttattttttcagttataataCCAGGTTATGTTTTGAGATATGGTTTCTCAAAAGGGAATTCATTCAGGCAGAATATGCACATAAACTCTGGCTCCTTGGTCCGGAAGAATCTGCGTGGGGGTCCAGGCCCTGACGGGGCTCTCTGGTGAGAAGGCCAGCCATGGGACACAAAGGGAAGTGCAGACAGAAGAACGTGCCGAGTCGTGGCAGGAACCCGCCCCCACGCCACAAGGACAGGGGCATAATTCACCCTCAGCATGTCCGGAACCCCTGCAATAATGAGGCCTAACTCTAACAACACAGAAGGCTGGACCATCATCTCAGACCCAGGCCAtaagctcctccctccccagctaATTCAAACTCACAATGCCACTCATGCAGCATTTTGACAAGCTGCCCATTCccctgttaaaaagaaaacaaaaatttgagaAAGTGCATCATCTAATGGGAGGCCTTAAAGCAGAAAAACATATGATGGCAATAGCTTGGGCTTTGGGTTTGCACTTCAGCATCACGGGACAGCGTGCTGTGCTGCCCTGGGAAGCCACGGGGACAGGTAGGTGGGGAGACATGTCTGCTGCAGCCAAGCCCGCAGCTATGTCTCTGCGGAAGAGAAACAAGCCCAGGCTCCTACACCCCGTGACCCCAGGACCCCCTCAGAAGTCATAAGGGGACACAAAGATGGTGACCTTGGACACGTGGCTGGCCTGGAAAGAGCGGTCCAGGTATTCGGACATGTCGACATCCACCTCCAGCGTCTGAGGCCCCTCCAAGGTCTGGACCAGAATCAGCTCCCCAGTCTGGCGGTCTGAGCGCTGCATCACGAAGTGGCCGCGGCTGTTACCACCCACGATCCCGAAGCGCAGGCTGTTGGGCCCTTGCCGACCAGGGGCTGAGGCTGTGGCCATGCGGAAGAGTGTGATGGGCGTCTTTAGGTTGGAGGGCAGAGACAGGTAGTGGAAGGAGATTGTCTTGGGCATGTGGCGGCAGGGCCTGCTGTCCATGGGGCAGGGGTTCCGCTCACACTGGCTGGAACAGAGAGGCAAAACGTAGGGGATGCTCAGCCTTGGGGAAAGTCAGCAGTGGCTGCTCTGACCAGGCTGTCTGTCCCACCTGCCTTCCTACAGAGGCACCAGAGTGACCCTCCAGCCATGTGTTCCTTGACCTGGGCGCTCCAGAACCACAGGCCAGTGATCGTGGCTGGTATCAGGCCGGGAAAAGGTGCTTCCCTGACCCAGCTGTCCATGTATGTCTGGGTGcgcatgtatgtttatatatgctATTACTACCATTTACATACTATGCTATTACTACTATAATATGCTATTACTACTAGTATATGCTATTACTACTGtttccgactctgcaaccctctggactgtagcctgcctggctcctctgtccgtgaaattctccaagccagaactggagtgggtagccattcccttctccaagggatcttcccaacccagggatcgaactcagatctcctgcattgcaggcggattctttaccgtctgaccaccagggaagccctttttctttcaccatttctgtagaaaaataaagctggggAAGATTCAATAATGATGGTGCTAGCATTCAAACCAGGTGCCCCTTCTAACATGCTGAGACCCCAGCAGTTAGCTGgtgacatcctggagtgtggtTCTCCACATGTGGTGAGCTTACTAAACACccactgttctttctttttgacAGTGTCCCATGGCTTAAGGGATCTTagcttcccccaccagggattgaatccgggccaCAACTGGGAAAGCGCTGAGTCCAAACTGCTGAACCAACAGGGAATTCTCCCAGGGTTCATTCTTAAGCAGGACACTCTGCCTTCCTTAGGTATGTGGAATCAAGGtcctgtgaaagtgctttgaTAGTtgttggtttttgtgtttttttcttcaccTCATTCAACACAAGTGTGAGcgctaagttgattcagttgtgtctgactctttgcgaccccgggggactgtagcctgctaggctcctctgtccgtggaattctgcaggcaggaatactggagtgagttgccatgccctcctccaggggatcttccagacgcaGGGATCGAGCccctgtctcttaagtctcctgcatcggcaggcgggttctttaccactagcgccactcaACACGAGAGAGATGCAAGTTAGCGATTCTGGTAGCTCAGCTCACCCCCGTTAAGGAGGCCAAACAGCACTTCTGCTGTTCATCAGGGAGGTCTGCCAAGGCCTGACAGACGGGTCCCTCCTCCCTTCACTATGTGACACTGGAGGAAGACCCTGCTGTCTTCACTCTCGGTGAGTAACTGCCACCAACTTTCTTGATGCTTCTAACCTGCTGTAACCCCTACAGCTATTCGAGGAGCTGCTTCACTGGGTCAGTGCATTCTAAAGACAATGCTAAGGCCCTTGTGATCTCTCTCTCAGAGAAAATACATGTCTTTGTGATAATTGCAGTTATTCTCTTTAAAAGCCTGTCTTCaccttttgaagaaaaaagaaaaagtctgtgaGAGGCTGAGGTTACTAGAAATCAAAACTCTTAATAGCAGCAGCAAAGAAGAGAGATATAATGCAAAGTGTACAGGTACCCTGTGAACACAGGAAATGATCCTCTTCCAAATCTGTGCACCACACATACCTCCTGGCAGCCTCACCACTGCCCTCTTCCCCCCAgtggcctccctgtcctcaggGGAGCACTCAGGAGCATCATTCCTACTACCCAGGGCAGCATCACATTCAATGCAAACCCTAAAAGGAGAGAGATGGAAGCTCCAAGAAGCCAGACACAGCGCCGTGCCTTTCATCAGACATACCTGTACCTTCTCCCGAGAACATCTAGGAAGAATGCAGCCCAACCCTGGGGAGGCCTGGGTGAAGGGTGAAGGCACTCAGCTGAGGGTGGCCCTAGTCATACTCACAACGGAGATGTCTTCACATAGCTCACGTTGCTGCTGCCCTCGGGGCACTCCGGGCTGACGCACTGGAAGCCTCCGCCCGTGTTGATGCACACAGTCCCCCGGGGGCACACAGGCTGTGGGCTCACACATTCATCAACATCTGAAATACCAGATGAGGGCAGGGCGGGGTAAATGGAAGCCTGGGATCAACATATGCACAATCCTGTCTATACAGCAACTAGTGAGAGTCTTCTGCACAGCACAGGGCGCTCTACTCAATACTCGGTCATGATCTACCCGGggaaagaatccaaaaaagagctgctcttcagtcaccaagtcatgtctctttgtgaccccacggactgcagcacgccaggcttccctgttcttcactactccctgagcttgctcaaacccatgtccattgagtttgtgatgccatccaccatctcatcctctgtcacccccttctcctcctcccttcagtctttctcagcttcagggtcttttccaatgactcagctctttgcatcaggtggccaaagtattggagcttcagcttcagcatcagtccttccaatgaatattcagggttggtttcctttaggattgactggtttgatctccttgcagtccaagggactctcaagtgtcttctctaacaccacagttggaaaacatcaattctttgccactcagccttctttatggttccactctcacatctgtacatgaccactggaaaaaccatagctttgactctccgaacctttgtctgcaaagtgatgtctctgctttttgatatagtgtctaggtttgtcatagctttttttccaagaagcaagtgtcttttaatttcatggctgtggtcaccatccgcactgattttggagccctagaaaataaacttgccattgtttcccctttttcttcttctatttgccatgaagtgatgggacaggaggccgtgatcctagttttttggatgttgagtttcaagtcagcttttagacatatgtgtataactaagccactgtgctgtacagtagaaactaacataacattatttttaatttttattggagtttatttgctttacaatgttattaaagcaactaaactccagtaaaaattaaaaataaaataaaatccatggatgtaaaaaaaaagaagaaatagtggGCACCCAGTGAGGAAGAAGATCTCCTGCCACCCCTCCATCACTGATGGGCCCACGTGAATGGCAACAGCAGGCACCGCAAAAGGTGCTCCACACGCAGTGAACTTTCCAAAATGTCCAACGCTGGTTCTTGTAACTGGAAGTCCGGTCGTTCTTAACTATTAGAAATCCAGGTCTGATGGCAGATCCCGTCCTCCCCCTCCAGACATGACAGGTTACAGAGGTGCCGGAGGGCATGAATGAGTGTCACTGGTCACAACACTTCTCTCAACCTGCCTCCCCCTCAGTTAGCGAGACACGGAATCTGCCCTCCATGGCTAATATCATGCCCTTTATATGTTCTCTGTTCTTTACATATTCAATGAGCTCCTGGCCTGGAGGCTAGGTTTCTTTTCAAACCCTACACAATCCTACAGGGGCCTTCTATCGAAGGATAGAAGGAAAGGTGGAGagatgatggatagatggacggatgatggatggatggatgatggatgaatgaatgatgaatgggTAGACCATGGAAGAACGATGGCTATCTGGATGCCTTCCTTCTCTAGTCCCAGGTTACCCACTCCTCTGAGCCCAGCCATGGGGCCCCACTAGGACGTCACTGGGCGTCTCCCTTTTCGCTTGGATTGCATGTCAGTCCGCAGAGgagccctctgccctcccctcctccccgggTAGTTCCGAGCCACGGTCTGGGACCACCTTCCTCTGCAGCAGCCGCACTCACCCTCACAGCTCTTTCCATCAGCCAGAGTCCGGTATCCACTGGGGCAGACACAGCGGTAGGAGCCGGGGGTGTTCACGCAGGCGTGCATGCAGAGCCGGGGGCGCCCCTCCTGTCCATAGAGCTCGCATTCGTTCACATCTGGGGACAGAAGTGCCCAGTATGACTCCAGGAGCCACCAGTGGGCGGCCCCCAGCCGTGACCCAGGCTGGCTGCTGTGTCACCATCGCTGGCAACTGTGGCTACCGGGCGGGGTCTTCCGTGGCCGCCAAGCCCGATCCCCTGCAGAGGACTCGGAAGAGCAGCAGGAGGCTACCCGTTCTCCCAAGCCAAGGGCCTGGAGGGCCGAAGGAAGGAGGTGAGCGAGCTGGTACGGGGCCCCACGGCCGCTCCTCTAAGACTGATGACTGCCTGGGCAGACCCTATGAGGCTGCCAAGTCCAACCTGGCAAGTACCTGGCTCCCCAGGGAGCAAAGCGTGGGGCGGCGGACCCAGACTTCCGCCCTGGTTCCCCGCCCCGCCTTAATCCTTATTTTTGGGAACCGGTGCAAGACGGCTTCTGTGGCTGTAAAATGAGGCCGTTAGCAACAACTAGGTAACTCTTAGGTTGGAACCGCTGGTTTGAGTCGTTTTCAGATGGAAGTCTCATAATCAGGAAGTGGGCCAGTCAGTAAGACAAGCAGAGAGGGGCCCAGAGAATGAGCCCAAGGCCCTGCACAGCTCTGGGGACAGGGACGGGGTATGGTCAAGGGCTGTCATTCTAGCTCCGCCTGCCACCTGCCTTGCAATCCTAGCCGGGAGGGAGCGCCTCTTCTAGACGAGTGCGCATGACTAGGGGTAGACCGGGGACCCCTGGATGCTTTCTCTAGTCTGATTTTCTTAGAACCGCCCCCGAGGTCTCCGCGTTAGCTGTGTCCTAGCAGCCATCAGGTCCACACCCACTTACCTAAGCAGCAAGGTGCGGGGCTGTCTGAGACCACGCCCAGGAAGCCACCCGCCCACTCGCACCTACACCTGGGCGCGGGCGCACCCCCGGGAGGGCGGCAAGTAGGAGACCCTCTCCCCACGACCCCCGCGTCCCCTCCCGGGAACGAGCCCGCGCCTACCCTGGCAGACGCTGTCGGCGGCCGCGCCGCTCAGG includes:
- the FBLN7 gene encoding fibulin-7 isoform X1, with amino-acid sequence MVPKCPRALFLLLLFLACPESRASQNCLNKQQFLTAIRHLQQLLKGQETRFAEGVRHMKSRLAALQSSVSKAGPDTPPVSCPALNAPLDGQKFGSKYLVDHEVHFTCNPGFRLVGPSSVVCLPNGTWTGEQPRCKDISECSSQPCQNGGTCVEGVNQYKCICPPGRTGSRCQHQAQTAAPEGSEAADAAFSRAPRCAQVERTQHCSCEAGFHLSGAAADSVCQDVNECELYGQEGRPRLCMHACVNTPGSYRCVCPSGYRTLADGKSCEDVDECVSPQPVCPRGTVCINTGGGFQCVSPECPEGSSNVSYVKTSPFQCERNPCPMDSRPCRHMPKTISFHYLSLPSNLKTPITLFRMATASAPGRQGPNSLRFGIVGGNSRGHFVMQRSDRQTGELILVQTLEGPQTLEVDVDMSEYLDRSFQASHVSKVTIFVSPYDF
- the FBLN7 gene encoding fibulin-7 isoform X3, whose product is MVPKCPRALFLLLLFLACPESRASQNCLNKQQFLTAIRHLQQLLKGQETRFAEGVRHMKSRLAALQSSVSKAGPDTPPDISECSSQPCQNGGTCVEGVNQYKCICPPGRTGSRCQHQAQTAAPEGSEAADAAFSRAPRCAQVERTQHCSCEAGFHLSGAAADSVCQDVNECELYGQEGRPRLCMHACVNTPGSYRCVCPSGYRTLADGKSCEDVDECVSPQPVCPRGTVCINTGGGFQCVSPECPEGSSNVSYVKTSPFQCERNPCPMDSRPCRHMPKTISFHYLSLPSNLKTPITLFRMATASAPGRQGPNSLRFGIVGGNSRGHFVMQRSDRQTGELILVQTLEGPQTLEVDVDMSEYLDRSFQASHVSKVTIFVSPYDF
- the FBLN7 gene encoding fibulin-7 isoform X2, with amino-acid sequence MVPKCPRALFLLLLFLACPESRASQNCLNKQQFLTAIRHLQQLLKGQETRFAEGVRHMKSRLAALQSSVSKAGPDTPPVSCPALNAPLDGQKFGSKYLVDHEVHFTCNPGFRLVGPSSVVCLPNGTWTGEQPRCKDISECSSQPCQNGGTCVEGVNQYKCICPPGRTGSRCQHQAQTAPEGSEAADAAFSRAPRCAQVERTQHCSCEAGFHLSGAAADSVCQDVNECELYGQEGRPRLCMHACVNTPGSYRCVCPSGYRTLADGKSCEDVDECVSPQPVCPRGTVCINTGGGFQCVSPECPEGSSNVSYVKTSPFQCERNPCPMDSRPCRHMPKTISFHYLSLPSNLKTPITLFRMATASAPGRQGPNSLRFGIVGGNSRGHFVMQRSDRQTGELILVQTLEGPQTLEVDVDMSEYLDRSFQASHVSKVTIFVSPYDF